A stretch of DNA from Maridesulfovibrio sp.:
TCAGCAGACGTGCAATCGCGAAACGGAGCCCTTATGGTGGTCGGAAAGGTCGGGGATGATCCGCTGTACGAAGCTCCTCACACAATGGGTGGAAGGTTTTGGCTTGCCCCGCAGGAACCTCAATGGCTGCATGAGGACAACCCCGAATTCAGAACCATGATCAAGGATATCGGCAAAGCCGAGTCCGGTGTTATCCAGATTAAATACAAGGGAGTTCCCAGTCTTTGGACTTACAGCCCCATCAATTCACATCTTTCCCTGCTGATAATAACTCCGGTGCGTGATTTCACGGCTGAAGCAGATGAAGCGGAACAGTATGTGCGGGAAAGTATCGCCAATCAATATGAAGGAACTTCGGTAATAGCCTTTTTCGTCATCTGCGCCATTGCAGTAGTAGCTTATTTCGCTTCCATGAGCTTTTCCCGGCCCATCAGCAAACTTTCAAAGGCGGTGATAAAAGTTGGGGAAGGCGACTGGGACGTGCGCGCGGATTTCCACTCAAAAGACGAACTGGGGGAACTGGCCGAAAAATTCAATAACATGGTGCCGCAGCTTAAGGAACACTCCATCACCCAGCAGGCCCTCTCACTTGCGGATGAAGCACAACAGTCCCTTTTCCCGCAGGGGCCACCCACTGTGAACGGAGCGGACATCGGAGCGCGCTGCACATTTTCGGAAAAAACCGGCGGAGATTATTACGATTTTCTCAGTTGCGCCCAGTGCGACGGGACTGACCGTTTCGGCGCAGCCATAGGCGATGTTTCCGGGCACGGCGTAAGCGCAGCTTTGCTCATGACCAGCGCCAGGGCTTACATCCGGGCTCTTACCGGTCAACACCTGTCTCTGGTGGAGGTTTTTGAAAGAGTCAACAGACTTGTAACCACGGACTGTGCAAAAACCGGCCACTTCATGACCGCTTTTACGGTGATCTGTGATACAAAAGAGAAAACTGTAAACTGGATCAGGGCAGGACATGATCCGGCTCTGATCTATACCCCGGAATCCGACTCCTTTGAGGAACTTGTCGGCACGGGACTGGCTCTCGGGGTTGACGGGGAATACCGTTACGAGGAGAATCTGACCAGAGTTGAACCGGGACAAATTCTCATACTCTATACTGACGGGATATGGGAGGCCCACAGTCCTGCGGGAGCTACATTCGGTAAGGATAATCTGCGCCGTATAATCTGTGAAAACAGCCATAAACCGGCCCAGGATATGGTGGACATGCTTCTGGCGGAAGTACAGAACCACCGCAGGGGACTGCCCCTGGAAGATGACTGCACCGCCATCATAATAAAATTCCTATGAGTTATTCCGTATACGAACTTGCCACCTACGCATTCGACCCCCTGCATGCCTTCTGGGAAAACGAACGAACCCAGCGGGCAGTCGCCGGAGCGCTGATAGCCTGCTTCATCGCCGCTCTGATAGGCGTGGAGCTGGGCAGACAGGGATTGCTGCCGGCGGCCATTGCGGCCAAAACACCCGGCAGTCATTATGCCGCGGTCGGAATTGCTTTCACTCTGGTGCTGGCACTTGAGGTCGTCAGCTTCATTTTCGTACTGCCCTGCTCGTTTGCCAAGTCAGTCGGAAAACAGTTCGAAATACTGTGCCTCATACTGATGCGCAACTCGTTCAAGGAGCTGGTGAACTTTCCTGAGCCCATTTCCTTCACGGGCAACATGACTCCCATCTACCAGATTCTGTCCGACGGGATGGGTGCGTTTATTGTTTTTGTGCTCCTCGGCGTATATTACCGCATCCAGAAACAGGGCACACCCCTGATCCCTTCATTCAAGTTTCGGTACGTGGCTTCCAAAAAACTTGTAGCGCTGCTGCTTCTTTTCATTTTCGCAGGACTGGGAATATACGATCTCTTCCTGCTTTCACATGGAAAACATACGTTCGACTTCTTCAGCACCTTTTATACCGTGCTGATATTCAGTGACATTCTGCTGGTGCTGATCTCCCAGCGCTTCCTGCCCACGTTTCACGCGGTTTTCAGGAATTCCGGCTTCGCTTTGGTCACTCTGCTGATCCGTCTTGCTCTGGCTTCACCGCCTTTCTACAACGCCGCTCTGGGAGTAGTCTCTGCAGCCTTCGCAGTGCTGCTCACCCTTGCATACAATTCCTTTCACGGGACAGGCAAACAGACCTAGAGCGCGTATTCCTTATGATTCGTCGCAGTCTTCCCCGGACAGGGAGATGATATACGACTTGTTGATCCACGCATCTCCTTCTTCTTCAGTGAGGTCCTGCAGCGAGTCACGCTGTACGCCGACATATTCCACAGAATATTTCTTTACATACGAGTCTACTTCAAGACCCTTTTCATTACTCAACTTATTAAAGATAAGTATCTGGATACGATTAAGTTTCATACGTTTCTTTGAGTTAGCAGATTAATTGTGTCCCAAGCCGCACACAACTGTGCCGGACTTGTTTTCAGCCGGAACGAATCCCGGAAAATATCCGGGAAACTCACCGGGAACCCTTACCGCCCTCTTTCCGTCTGGCCGCAAGCCTGTAATGCAGCATGCGAATGGAAATACCCAGTTTTTCAGCAGCCCTGGTCTTATTGCCGCCGGTTGCTTCAAGTGCAGCATCAATATCATATTCTGTAGGACGAGACCTCATCTTTTTACCGGTCCTGCCCGTGGCCGGACCTTGTTCAGCACCTGAAGCCGTCTTTTCCGCATCTGCGAGGAACCCGGCCAGATGTCCGGGGACGAGAACACGTGCATCATGCATGACAGAGACCCATTCCATAGCGTTCTTCAGTTCGCGAACATTCCCCGACCATTGGTGGTTCAGCAGCATTTCGGCAGCTTCCGGGCTTATCTCTTCAAAAGCCTTGCCGCGTTTTTTCGAAAAAGCTTTCAGGAGCAGCAGAGACAGCGGGACAATATCGTCGATCCGTTCCCGCAGAGGCGGCACCGCAATGCTGCCCACTCTGAGCCGATAATAAAGATCCCTGCGGAAAAGCCCCTTTTCAATCCGTTCCGTCAAATCAAGATTTGTGGCCGCGATGATGCGTATGTCGGTCCTGACCTTGGTCAGCCCCCCGACCCGATAAAAGCTTTTATCCTCAATCACGCGCAGCAGTTTGGCCTGCAATTCAACAGGAATTTCGCCGATTTCGTCCAGAAAAAGGGTTCCGCCCCTTGCAAGGTCCATCTTGCCGCGTGCTCCGCGGGAACCGCTGCCGGTAAACGCCCCGGCCTCGTAGCCGAACAGTTCACTTTCAAAAAGATTGGCTGGAAGCGCAGCACAGTTGATGTCCACAAAGGGCAACGGCGACCGGGGGTGGTCCTGTCCGTAATGGATAAGTTTTGCCACGATATCCTTGCCCACTCCGGTTTCGCCCTGAATAAGCACAGGAAGATCACGATCCTCGTGATAACGCCTTGCCTGAGTCACCACATCCCACATGGCCGCAGAGAAAATTCCGATATTATCCAGCCCGGCCTGACGGGCCAGCAGTTCGCGCAGGTGCGACAACTCGGCCCGCACCTCGCTTGTCGCCTCGGCCACTTCCTCCTCGAAATGACCGGTCAGGCGATCGTTTTCCTGCAGCAACGCCTGATGTTCGGCCACGCGGTCAAGGACTGCACCGAGTTCTTCAAGGTTGATGGGCTTGGTAAGATAGTCGTAGGCTCCGGCCCGCAGGGCTCCGATTGCCAGCTCAAGATCCGCGTGTCCCGTGTAAAGGACTACATCCGGCCTG
This window harbors:
- a CDS encoding SpoIIE family protein phosphatase, with amino-acid sequence MKIRWKILLILLTFSLAPLFVLKTHGLNSLKELGSDLQAQIRITLLERATDSLSKQAKGTAAMINLEDRLYRTTLKSVQGEADIRLNDDDYPPLETKPFITTPEGALNTPELINDPSYKKRALMGRGMNRSEHRMAAIQRGDLIDLPISLEHVSFWLAQGLTPEQAMPDITRLAPLLSAFKACSSTLKNLALWQEVILENGLVATYPGHNSFPHKYDPRTHSWYNDIKKNRETTWAMPTPDAASRTLCYRLSAPILSNSGRFLGVASLVVPVGATLNNTLIAGNNGKTEIMMVSSADVQSRNGALMVVGKVGDDPLYEAPHTMGGRFWLAPQEPQWLHEDNPEFRTMIKDIGKAESGVIQIKYKGVPSLWTYSPINSHLSLLIITPVRDFTAEADEAEQYVRESIANQYEGTSVIAFFVICAIAVVAYFASMSFSRPISKLSKAVIKVGEGDWDVRADFHSKDELGELAEKFNNMVPQLKEHSITQQALSLADEAQQSLFPQGPPTVNGADIGARCTFSEKTGGDYYDFLSCAQCDGTDRFGAAIGDVSGHGVSAALLMTSARAYIRALTGQHLSLVEVFERVNRLVTTDCAKTGHFMTAFTVICDTKEKTVNWIRAGHDPALIYTPESDSFEELVGTGLALGVDGEYRYEENLTRVEPGQILILYTDGIWEAHSPAGATFGKDNLRRIICENSHKPAQDMVDMLLAEVQNHRRGLPLEDDCTAIIIKFL
- a CDS encoding sigma-54 dependent transcriptional regulator, whose amino-acid sequence is MRILLVEDDAATRNSLAEYLTLLGHAVTACAGAVPALEICRNHCFEMVLSDIQMPGRTGIELVRDISSLALPGRPDVVLYTGHADLELAIGALRAGAYDYLTKPINLEELGAVLDRVAEHQALLQENDRLTGHFEEEVAEATSEVRAELSHLRELLARQAGLDNIGIFSAAMWDVVTQARRYHEDRDLPVLIQGETGVGKDIVAKLIHYGQDHPRSPLPFVDINCAALPANLFESELFGYEAGAFTGSGSRGARGKMDLARGGTLFLDEIGEIPVELQAKLLRVIEDKSFYRVGGLTKVRTDIRIIAATNLDLTERIEKGLFRRDLYYRLRVGSIAVPPLRERIDDIVPLSLLLLKAFSKKRGKAFEEISPEAAEMLLNHQWSGNVRELKNAMEWVSVMHDARVLVPGHLAGFLADAEKTASGAEQGPATGRTGKKMRSRPTEYDIDAALEATGGNKTRAAEKLGISIRMLHYRLAARRKEGGKGSR